Within Sorangiineae bacterium MSr11367, the genomic segment AGAACCCCGCCTCCGCCAGCACCTCGCGCGCCACCGCTACGGTGATCGCGAGCGGGAGAATGGCCGCCGGATGCGGCTTCACCATGACGGCGTTGCCGGTGGCCAGGCTCGCGAACAGCCCAGGGTAGGCGTTCCAGGTTGGGAACGTGCAGCAGCCGATGACCAGGCCGATGCCCCGCGGAACGATGGTGTAACGCTTGTGCAGTTTGAGCGGCTCGTTCTTGCCCTGCGGCTTTTCCCAGATGGCCTCCACGGGAATTCGTCGGAGCTCGTCCCAGGCGTAGGCCACGGCCTCGAGCCCGCGGTCTTGCGCATGCGGGCCGCCAGCTTGAAACGCCATCATGAATGCCTGCCCGGTGGTGTGCATGACGGCGTAGGCGATCTCGAAGCTCCTTCGGTTCAACCGGTGGAGGATCTCGAGCGCCACCCCGACCCACGCCTCGCGTCCCGCCTGGCGCCAGGCGGGAAGCGCCGTGCGGGTGATTGCCGCGAACAACCCATCGACGTCGGCTTTCGGATACGTAATGTCGAGATCGAATCCATAGGGCGAACGTTCGTGGCCGGCTGCACCGACGGTTGCAGCCTGCTGGAGCTCGAATGCCGCGTGCAGCCGCGCGTCGAAAGCCGCGCGTCCTTCTTCGGCGGCGGCGCCTCCATAGCTCTTGGGCAATTCGGAAAACGCACTGTAGAAGGAGCGCGTGCGCGCCGCGTTCAAAGCGTCCTCGAGAAGCGCCTGGTGTCGCGTGAACAGGGGATGCGTCATATCGACTCCTCTACTTGCCTAAATTTCTTCGTCGAAGTTGATTCCGAGCTCGTCGGTCACCGGGTAGCTTTGGCACGCGAGAATGAAGCCGCGCCGGATCTCGTAATCCTCGAGCGCGAAGTTGGCGTCCATATCGACCTCGCCGGTCGTGAGCTTGCAGCGGCACGTCGCGCAGATCCCGCCCTTGCACGAGTAGGGAAGCTCGACCCCTTCGCGGAGCGCGGCTTCGAGCACCGTATTCTCGTTTTTGGGAATGGTGAGCTTGTGCGTACGGCCGTCCAGAACGATGGTCACTTCGCACTGGCCTTTCGTGCTGGGCTTTTGCGACCGGGTTCGGAGTCGGGTCAGAGGGAGGCTCGTCGCGAACAATTCCTGTTTGATCTTCGATTTGGGCACGGAGTTCGCCAGCAGCGCGGCGATCGTGTCATCCATCATGGACTGCGGACCGCAGACGAAGACCTCGTCGACGTCGTCGGGATCGACCCAGCATTTCAGCAAGGCATCGACCTTGGCGCGATCGAGACGCCCATTCAGGAGATCGATCTCCTGCTGCTCGCGGCTGAGGACGAAGATCAGTCGGAAGCGAGACAGATGAGCATCTTTGAGCTCCTGGAGCTCTTCTCGGAAGATCACCGACGACGATGCGCGGTTTCCATAAAACAGCGTGAACCGGCTCTTGGGTTCTGCCCGCAGGGTGGTCTTGATGATCGATAGGATCGGCGTGATCCCGGCGCCCGCCGCGAAAGCAACGTAGTGTTTCTCGTTCGCCGGTGAGAGCGGGACATGGAACTGACCCGATGGCGGCATCACCTCCAGCGGCATGCCAGGCTGCAGTTCGTCGTTGGCCCAGTTCGAGAAGAGTCCGTCTTGCACGCGCTTGATCGTCACGCGCAACGCGTCGTCTTGGACCGCCGACGAGATGGAGTACGACCGGCGAACCATCTCGCCGCCAATGGAGGCGCGCAGGGTGAGGTGCTGCCCCTGAACGTATCGATAGGTCTCCGTCAATTCAGGGGGAACGGCGAAGACGACCGAGATCGCTTCGCGCGTCTCCCCTTGCACCGCCGAGACCTGCAACGTATGAAACCTGCTCATTAGTGGCTCTTGAATTGGTCGAAGGGTTCCAGGCAGCCATTGCAGCGGAAGAGCGCCTTGCACAACGTCGAGCCGAACGCGCTGATGCACGACGTATCCGTCGAGCCGCAGCGCGGACACTTGCTCGGCTGTAGCGGCGCGCGGCGGCCGAGCGCGCTCGCCGGAATCGTCGTCCGAACCGGCGGGGCGATGCCATGCTGGCGGAGCGCCACTTTCCCGCGCTCGCTCATCCAATCGGTGGTCCACGCCGGAGCGAGCCGGGTCTCGATCCGCAACTCCGAAATACCGAGCCGGCGTATGGCGGTGCGGACATCCTGAACGATGGTCGCCATCGCCGGGCAGCCGCAATAGGTCGGCGTGATGGTCACGGTGAGCGCGTCATCGCACCATTCGATCTCGCGAACGATGCCCAGATCCACGATCGAGATCCCGGGGATTTCCGGATCGGGCACTTCTTCCAGCGACTCCCAGATCGGTAGGAATTCGCGGTGACTCATCGGGGACATCACCACGAGCATCCCGGGTAAGTTCGCTGGAGAAACTGCATCTCCGGCAGAAGATGGCCGAGGTGCTCGGTGTGCCGACCTCGTTTGCCGCCTTGGTGCATCCAACCCGACGACGGGATGCGCAGCGTGGCTTCCGTCAGCTCGCGCGTGACGTGGGCCATCCACGGATCATGCAGGGCGGCCACGTCGGTCGCGATGCCGCTCAGGGCCCATGTCCGTTCGGCGTGGGTCGGCTCGAACAACTCTCCGGTGTACGGCCAGAGGGCGTCGAGCGCGGCCTGAATGCGGGCGTGACTCTCGTCGGTACCGTCGCCCAGACGGACGATCCACTCGCTGCTGCGCTGTGCATGGTAGGTCGCTTCTTTGAGCGATTTCTCGGCGATGGCGGCGGTGCGCGCATCGGAGGAACGCGTCAGCCCCTGTAGCAACAGACAGTGCCACGCGTCGAAATAGAACTGGCGCGCCAGGGTGCTCGCATAGTCACCATTCGGTTGCTCGACGAGCAGCACGTTGCGAAACTGGTGCGCATCGCGCAGGAAGGCCAGCTCGTCCTCGTCCCGCCCCAGCCCCTCGACGCTACCCGCATAGGTCAGCCAAAGGCGCGCCTGCCCGACGAGATCGAGCGCGGTGTTGGTCAAGGCGATGTCCTCTTCCAGCGCCGGGCCATGGCCGCACCACTCGGAGAGGCGCTGGCCCAGAACGAGGCAATTGTCGCCGAGTCCGAGCAGGAACTCGACGGGAGCCAGATCGTTCGTCATGGTTGCCTCTTTGCGCGCTTTTCGGCGTGCGCGAGGGCAGCGGCGCGCACCCATGCGCCATCCTCGTAGGCTTTGACCCGCGCGCGGAGGCGTTCACGATTGCACGGCCCGCCGCCTTTGATGACATTCCAGAACTCCTGCCAGTTCGGCTCCCCATAGTCGTAGTGCTGACGCTCGGCATTCCATTTCAGTCCAGGATCGGGAATGGTCAGACCGAGAAATTCGGCCTGCGGAACCGTCTGATCGATGAATTTCTGGCGCAGCTCGTCGTTGGAGTGGAGCTTGATCTTCCATTGCATCGACTGGGCGCTATTGACGGAGTCCTCGTCGCGCGGTCCGTGCATCATCACCGAAGGCCACCACCACCGGTCGAGCGCGTCTTGGGCCATCGACCTTTGCTCCGGGGTGCCGCGGCAGAGCGTCAGCATGATGTCGAAGCCTTGCCGCTGGTGAAAGGCTTCCTCTTTGCACACGCGGACCATCGCGCGTGCATACGGTCCGTAAGAGCAACGACACAATGGTATCTGATTGATGATGGCCGAGCCGTCGACCAGCCAGCCAATGGCGCCGATGTCGGCCCAGCTCAAGGTCGGGTAGTTGAAAATGCTGGAGTACTTGGCCCGTCCCGAATGCAGATCGGTCAAAAGGTCTTCGCGGGCAGCGCCGAGTGTCTCGGCGGCGCTGTAGAGATAAAGTCCGTGTCCAGCTTCGTCTTGGACTTTGGCGAGGAGGATCGACTTGCGGCGCAGCGTGGGAGCCCGCGTGATCCAGTTCCCCTCCGGAAGCTGTCCTACGATCTCCGAATGCGCGTGCTGGGAGATCTGCCGGACCAATGTCTTGCGGTAGCCCTCTGGCATCCAGTCCCTGGGCTCGATTTTGATCCCTGCGTCGATCCGCTGTTGGAACGATGGCTCGTCGGGGGCCGTCGGGTCCGAGCGTTCGACGTCCACGAGTTGGGCATACATGAAAGCCTCCTGACGTATTCGTCATACGATACAGAATGAAATAGGCCGCGAATATATCGTGTCATTTCCAAAGCCGTATCATATGGGTCGGCTAAAGGTGCTTCACCCCGTCCGGCATGGGAAAGAAGGTCGGATGCCGATAAATCTTGCTGTTCGCCGGATCGAAGAGTGGCTGCTTGTCGCCGGGGTTGCTAGCAGCAATGTCGGCCGATCGTACCGCCCAGATGCTGGTGCCCTCATTGCGGCGGGTGTAGACGTCGCGCGCGTTCTTGATCGCCATCTCCGCATCGGCGGCTCGGAGGCTGCCGACGTGCTTGTGCGCCAGCCCATGCTGACTGCGGATGAAGATTTCCCAGAGCGGCCAATCCTTCATGCGTATCCTCGCCTTCGCGGTCCGCCAACCATCGCGGACGCCGAGGATCAGCATACGATCTTGCCAATCATTTATCTGAATAAGTCACATGTATAAAATTTGTGTATCATATTGTCATGGTGCGTCGAGAAGCGAAGGGGCGGACGTCCTCGTCGGGGGCGGGGGCCGCCAAGAGTCCTCACATGGACGCGGCGGTGGGCAAATGGATCCAGCGATGTCTCGAGGAGCATCCCCCGCACGCCAAGTCGTTGATGGCCACCATCTTCGGTGACTCGATCGCACCTCACGGTGGCGCGACATGGTTGGGCGGGCTCATTGGAGTCATGGGTCATTTCGGGATCAGTGACCGCCTGGTGCGGACGAGTGCTTTTCGGCTCACGCTCGAAGACTGGCTCGAATCGCGGCGCGACGGCCGTCGTAGTCTCTATTCTCTGACGGCGTCCGGATTGCGTCGGTTCGAGCATGCGACCCGGCGGATTTATACCGTGCCGTCGCGGCGATGGGACGGAGCGTGGACCCTGGTGCTGCTGCTGCGCGGTGCGCAGGAGTCGGCCGATCGCGCGGCGCTGCGTCGCGAGTTGGAATGGGAGGGATTCGGCCTGATCGCGCCCGGTGTCTTCGGTCATCCCGCGGCCAATACCGCCGTGTTGGCCGAGATCCTCGAGACGCGCCAGAGCAAAGCTCTCGTGCTTTCGGCCAGAGACGTCGAGGGCGTCTACGCTCGACCGATGCGCGAGCTGGTCGACGAGTGCTGGAATCTTCGGGGGCTCGCCGATGGATATCGACAATTCGTCTCTCGGTTCGAGTCGCTACGGGACCTTCTCGAGGAGGGCTCGATCCATCCCGAGCAGGCGTTCGTCGTGCGGACGCTCTTGCTCCACTGGTTTCGCCGCGTCACCTTGCACGATCCGCATTTCCCTGCCGAGATGCTCCCCGCAGGCTGGCCGGGGTACACAGCGTACGACCTATGCTGCGAGCTGTATCGCCTCTGCTACCGGCAGGCCGAAGTACATATTTGCGACAACCTGGAAGGTCCACATGGCCGCCTGGGTGAGGCAGCGCCTGATTTCTATCGGCGCTTCGGTGGGCTCGAGCGCTGACCCGCAACCTCCCGCAGTGGTGTTAAGCGCGCTCGAGTGAAATCGCGATACCTTGTCCGATACCGATGCACATGGCGACGAGCGCCCGCCTCGCCCCGCGTTCCACGAGCTCCAATGCCGCGCTACCGGCGAGGCGCGCGCCGCTCATGCCCAGGGGGTGCCCGAGCGCGATGGCGCCGCCGTTCGGGTTCACGTGCTCCGCATCATCGGGAAGACCCAGCGCGCGAAGGCACGCGAGGGCTTGCGCCGCGAAGGCTTCGTTCAGCTCCACGACGTCGAATGCGCCGATGGCCAAGTTCTGACGCGCGAGCAGTGCGAGCGTGGCCGGCACCGGGCCGAGGCCCATGAGCCGAGGTTCGACGCCGGCCACCGCGCCGCCGGTGATGCGAGCGAGAGGTGACAAGCCGTGGCGCGTGATGGCCTCTTCACTCGCCACGATCATCGCGGCGGCTCCGTCGTTGATGCCGGACGCGTTGCCCGCCGTCACCGTGCCGTTCGCGCGAAATGGAGCGGGCAATTTGGAGAGCGTTTCGAGTGAGGTGTCGGCGCGAATCTGCTCGTCGTGCGCCACGCTCGACGTCGCCTTCTTGACCCTCACGGTCACGGGTTCGATCTCCCGCGCGAGCCGACCGCGCTCACGGGCGGCCGTGGCTCGCTGGTGCGAGCGGAGCGCGAACGCGTCCTGATCGCTGCGCGTGATGCTCCGCTCCGCGGCCACGTTCTCTGCCGTCTCCGGCATGGTCTCGACGCCATAGCTCGCGCGCATGGCCGGATTGACGAAGCGCCACCCCATGGTGGTGTCTTCCAGCGTCTGCGTTCGCCCAAAGGCACCGTCGGCTTTTCCGACGACGTAGGGCGCGCGCGACATGCCCTCCACGCCGCCCGCGATCAGCAGCTCCGCATCTCCCGTGCGGATGCGTGCGGCGGCATCGAGCACGGCTTGCAGACCCGAGCCACAGAGCCGATTGACGGTGATGCCAGGTACACGCACCGGGAGCCCCGCGAGCAGCACGGCCATGCGTGCGATGTTGCGGTTGTCTTCACCGGCCTGGTTGGCGCAACCAAGGATGACGTCATCCACGAGCTCCCAGTCGAGCCGAGGATTTTTCATCGATAGCGCGCGAAGTGGCAACGCCGCGAGATCGTCGGTGCGCACGGTCGAGAGGCCGCCGGCGAAGCGTCCGATGGGGGTCCGAACGGGAGAACAAAGAAACGCGTGCCTCATCTTCGGTATCCTTCTGTTTCGAGTTTTCCTTACGCCTGCGTTAGGCGCGCTTGTCGATCACCCGCTTCGCTTTGCCCACGGATCGTTCGAGCGCGCCTGGCGGATGGATCACGACGCGCGTCGTGACGCCAATCGTGTCCTTGATTTTCGCGACGAACCGCTCGGCGGCGCCCGTGATGCCTTTGCCGTCCCAATGGTCCTCGCGCGCCTCGGCCTGCACGGTCATCTCGTCCATACGGCCGTTGCGTGTCAGCTCGATCACGAAATGGCCTGCGCACCATTCCGTAGCGAGCAATGCTTCCTCGATCTGGCTGGGAAAGAGATTGACCCCGCGCAAGATGATCATGTCATCGGATCGGCCCGTGACCTTCTCCATGCGCCGCATCGCGGGCCAGACGGTTCCGGGAAAAAGGCGGGTGAGATCGCGCGTGCGGTAGCGGATGACGGGGAGGGCTTCTTTGGTGAGCGAGGTGAAAACGAGCTCCCCGCGTGCGCCGTCGGGGAGCACTTCACCGGTCTCGGGATCGATGATCTCGGGGAAAAATTGGTCCTCCCAAATGTGCAGCCCGTCTTTGGTTTCGACACATTCCTGGGCGACGCCGGGCCCGATGACTTCGGAGAGGCCATAGATATCCGTCGCGTCCATGGCGAAGTTGCGCTCGATTTCCTGGCGCATCGGATTCGTCCACGGTTCGGCGCCGAAAATGCCGAAGCGCAGCGAGCTCGCGCGCGGGTCGAGCCCCGCTTTGACGAAGCCGTCGAGAATCGCGAGCATGTAGCTCGGAGTGACCATGATGACGTCCGGCTTGAAATCGACCAGGAGCTGCACTTGGCGTTCGGTCATGCCGCCGGACATGGGCACGACGGAGCACCCGAGGCGCTCGGCACCGCAGTGTGCTCCCAGTCCCCCGGTAAAGAGGCCGTAGCCGTAGGCGATGTGGACCATCATGCCGGGCCGTGCTCCGGCCGCGCGCAGGGAGCGCGCCATGACGTCGGCCCACATGTCGAGATCGGCCCTCGTGTAGCCCACGACAATCGGCTTGCCCGTGGTGCCGGACGATCCATGGATGCGTGCGAGCTTCTCACGCGGCACGGCGAACATGCCGAATGGATAGCTTGCCCGCAGATCGTGTTTGACCGTGAATGGGAATCTCGCGAGATCCGACAGCCCGCGAAAGTCGGAAGGATGAACCCCCGCCGCGACGCACTTCGCTCGGTAGAGCGGTACGTTCTCGTAGGCATGTCGCAGCGACCAGGCGAGCCGTTCCGTCTGGAGCGATACGATGCGATCCCGCGACACGCGCTCGGTCACGTCGGAAGCTGCCATCATCGTCATGATGCCCGTCCGGTAAAGTTGGCTGGACGCTTTTCCAAGAAGGCGAGGACGCCCTCCCGATAGTCGGGGGTGCGACCCGCAAGGCTCTGCAGATTGCGCTCGAGATCGAGCTGCGCATCGAGATCGTTGGCGCTCGAAGCATTGAGTGCTTCCTTGATCCACGCGAGGCTCAACGTCGGGCCCTTCGCGAGGCGGGCGGCCAATTTCTCCGCTTCGCCCCGCAGGGCCCCGTCGTCGACCACCTGCCAGATCAGTCCCCAGGCCTGGGCCGTTTCCGCGGGCAGTGGCTCGCCGAGCAATGCGAGCGCACGGGCGCGGGCTTCTCCAATGAGGCGCGGAAGGAAGAACGTGCCGCCCGAATCGGGTACCAAGCCAATGCTCGCAAAGGCCTGAACGAACTTGGCCGACCGGGCGGCGAGAACGATGTCGCACGCGAGCGCGATGTTCGCGCCTGCGCCCGCGGCCACTCCATTGACGGCGCACACCACGGGTTTGCGCAGCCGGCGAATGCGGCGGATGAGTGGATTGTAATGCGCCTCGACCGTGACACCGAGATCCGGCGGGAGGGCGCCGCTGCGTTGAAATTCGGCCGCTGCGAGCGCCAGACCACCGACGTCCTCCCCGGCGCAGAAGGCGCGCCCGGTGCCCGTGAGCAGCACCGCGCGACAGCTCTCGTGGGCTGCCTCTTCGAGAGCCTCCGCGAGCAGCCGGTGCAGCTTCTCGTTCAAGGCATTCAGCCGCTCCGGTCGATTCAACGTGAGCACCATCCAGCCTTCGCGGCGATCCACGAGTAATTCAGACTCCATGTCGCGTCCTCCTCGGTGGGCCTTCACATCCGGTCTTGAATTAACCGGACGACTGGTTAATGATTGCTGGAGTTCGACATTTGTCAATGGACAGCCGCATAGCGGAGACGGAATATGAGCATCCTCCTCGACAGCTACGTCAAAGATCGATGGATCGCGCCGTCGACCCGACTGGTCGACATACCGAGCGCCATCGATGGGCACACCGTGGCCCGCATATCGAGTTTGGGCCTCGACTTCGGCGAGATGGTGCATCATGCACGTACCGTCGGCGGGCCAGCGTTGCGCGCGCTCACCTTCCACCAGCGCGCCGATCTCCTCCGGGCGCTGGCGGAGTACCTCAACGCTCGCAAGGAGCCGCTCTATGCGCTCGCGGCCGATACCGGTGCGACCAAACGAGACAATGCCATCGACATCGACGGCGGCATCGGCACCTTGTTCGCGTACGCATCGCGCGGGCGGCGCGAATTGCCGAGTGAGCGCTTCGTCGTGGAAGGGCCGACGGAGTCGCTCTCCAAGGGCGGCAACTTCGTCGGCGCCCACGTGCTGACAGCGTTGCGCGGCGTCGCCGTTCACATCAATGCCTTCAACTTCCCCTGTTGGGGAACGCTGGAGAAGCTTGCGCCGGCGTTGCTTGCCGGTCTTCCGGTCATCACCAAACCGGCCACGCAGACGACTTACGTCACGCAGGCCATGGTCCGCAGCATCATCGAGTCGGGCATTCTGCCTCCGGGAACACTGCAACTCATTTGCGGTTCTCCCGGC encodes:
- the paaK gene encoding phenylacetate-CoA oxygenase/reductase subunit PaaK, whose translation is MSRFHTLQVSAVQGETREAISVVFAVPPELTETYRYVQGQHLTLRASIGGEMVRRSYSISSAVQDDALRVTIKRVQDGLFSNWANDELQPGMPLEVMPPSGQFHVPLSPANEKHYVAFAAGAGITPILSIIKTTLRAEPKSRFTLFYGNRASSSVIFREELQELKDAHLSRFRLIFVLSREQQEIDLLNGRLDRAKVDALLKCWVDPDDVDEVFVCGPQSMMDDTIAALLANSVPKSKIKQELFATSLPLTRLRTRSQKPSTKGQCEVTIVLDGRTHKLTIPKNENTVLEAALREGVELPYSCKGGICATCRCKLTTGEVDMDANFALEDYEIRRGFILACQSYPVTDELGINFDEEI
- the paaJ gene encoding phenylacetate-CoA oxygenase subunit PaaJ, which produces MSHREFLPIWESLEEVPDPEIPGISIVDLGIVREIEWCDDALTVTITPTYCGCPAMATIVQDVRTAIRRLGISELRIETRLAPAWTTDWMSERGKVALRQHGIAPPVRTTIPASALGRRAPLQPSKCPRCGSTDTSCISAFGSTLCKALFRCNGCLEPFDQFKSH
- the paaC gene encoding phenylacetate-CoA oxygenase subunit PaaC — protein: MTNDLAPVEFLLGLGDNCLVLGQRLSEWCGHGPALEEDIALTNTALDLVGQARLWLTYAGSVEGLGRDEDELAFLRDAHQFRNVLLVEQPNGDYASTLARQFYFDAWHCLLLQGLTRSSDARTAAIAEKSLKEATYHAQRSSEWIVRLGDGTDESHARIQAALDALWPYTGELFEPTHAERTWALSGIATDVAALHDPWMAHVTRELTEATLRIPSSGWMHQGGKRGRHTEHLGHLLPEMQFLQRTYPGCSW
- the paaA gene encoding 1,2-phenylacetyl-CoA epoxidase subunit A; this translates as MYAQLVDVERSDPTAPDEPSFQQRIDAGIKIEPRDWMPEGYRKTLVRQISQHAHSEIVGQLPEGNWITRAPTLRRKSILLAKVQDEAGHGLYLYSAAETLGAAREDLLTDLHSGRAKYSSIFNYPTLSWADIGAIGWLVDGSAIINQIPLCRCSYGPYARAMVRVCKEEAFHQRQGFDIMLTLCRGTPEQRSMAQDALDRWWWPSVMMHGPRDEDSVNSAQSMQWKIKLHSNDELRQKFIDQTVPQAEFLGLTIPDPGLKWNAERQHYDYGEPNWQEFWNVIKGGGPCNRERLRARVKAYEDGAWVRAAALAHAEKRAKRQP
- the paaB gene encoding 1,2-phenylacetyl-CoA epoxidase subunit B, which encodes MKDWPLWEIFIRSQHGLAHKHVGSLRAADAEMAIKNARDVYTRRNEGTSIWAVRSADIAASNPGDKQPLFDPANSKIYRHPTFFPMPDGVKHL
- the paaX gene encoding phenylacetic acid degradation operon negative regulatory protein PaaX, yielding MVRREAKGRTSSSGAGAAKSPHMDAAVGKWIQRCLEEHPPHAKSLMATIFGDSIAPHGGATWLGGLIGVMGHFGISDRLVRTSAFRLTLEDWLESRRDGRRSLYSLTASGLRRFEHATRRIYTVPSRRWDGAWTLVLLLRGAQESADRAALRRELEWEGFGLIAPGVFGHPAANTAVLAEILETRQSKALVLSARDVEGVYARPMRELVDECWNLRGLADGYRQFVSRFESLRDLLEEGSIHPEQAFVVRTLLLHWFRRVTLHDPHFPAEMLPAGWPGYTAYDLCCELYRLCYRQAEVHICDNLEGPHGRLGEAAPDFYRRFGGLER
- the pcaF gene encoding 3-oxoadipyl-CoA thiolase, with protein sequence MRHAFLCSPVRTPIGRFAGGLSTVRTDDLAALPLRALSMKNPRLDWELVDDVILGCANQAGEDNRNIARMAVLLAGLPVRVPGITVNRLCGSGLQAVLDAAARIRTGDAELLIAGGVEGMSRAPYVVGKADGAFGRTQTLEDTTMGWRFVNPAMRASYGVETMPETAENVAAERSITRSDQDAFALRSHQRATAARERGRLAREIEPVTVRVKKATSSVAHDEQIRADTSLETLSKLPAPFRANGTVTAGNASGINDGAAAMIVASEEAITRHGLSPLARITGGAVAGVEPRLMGLGPVPATLALLARQNLAIGAFDVVELNEAFAAQALACLRALGLPDDAEHVNPNGGAIALGHPLGMSGARLAGSAALELVERGARRALVAMCIGIGQGIAISLERA
- the paaF gene encoding phenylacetate--CoA ligase — translated: MTMMAASDVTERVSRDRIVSLQTERLAWSLRHAYENVPLYRAKCVAAGVHPSDFRGLSDLARFPFTVKHDLRASYPFGMFAVPREKLARIHGSSGTTGKPIVVGYTRADLDMWADVMARSLRAAGARPGMMVHIAYGYGLFTGGLGAHCGAERLGCSVVPMSGGMTERQVQLLVDFKPDVIMVTPSYMLAILDGFVKAGLDPRASSLRFGIFGAEPWTNPMRQEIERNFAMDATDIYGLSEVIGPGVAQECVETKDGLHIWEDQFFPEIIDPETGEVLPDGARGELVFTSLTKEALPVIRYRTRDLTRLFPGTVWPAMRRMEKVTGRSDDMIILRGVNLFPSQIEEALLATEWCAGHFVIELTRNGRMDEMTVQAEAREDHWDGKGITGAAERFVAKIKDTIGVTTRVVIHPPGALERSVGKAKRVIDKRA
- the paaG gene encoding 2-(1,2-epoxy-1,2-dihydrophenyl)acetyl-CoA isomerase PaaG, with the translated sequence MESELLVDRREGWMVLTLNRPERLNALNEKLHRLLAEALEEAAHESCRAVLLTGTGRAFCAGEDVGGLALAAAEFQRSGALPPDLGVTVEAHYNPLIRRIRRLRKPVVCAVNGVAAGAGANIALACDIVLAARSAKFVQAFASIGLVPDSGGTFFLPRLIGEARARALALLGEPLPAETAQAWGLIWQVVDDGALRGEAEKLAARLAKGPTLSLAWIKEALNASSANDLDAQLDLERNLQSLAGRTPDYREGVLAFLEKRPANFTGRAS